In Oryza sativa Japonica Group chromosome 3, ASM3414082v1, one DNA window encodes the following:
- the LOC4334578 gene encoding cinnamoyl-CoA reductase CAD2 — protein MASGGGGGGEGETVLVTGASGFIGSCLVRRLLARGYSVHAAVLNPDDKAETDHLHALAAAGGGEGRRLRVFPGDLLDGAALLAAARGCSGVFHLASPCIVDRVLDPQAQLMVPAVEGTLNVLRAAKDAGGVRRVVVTSSISAIVPSPGWPAGEVRDERCWTDLDYCEKNGVWYPASKTLAEKAAWKFAEENGLDVVVVNPGTVMGLVIPPTINASMAMLVRLLEGCTEEYADFYMGPVHVEDVALAHILLYENPSASGRHLCVQSIAHWSDFASKVAELYPEYKVPKLPKETQPGLVRAEAASKKLIALGLQFSPMEKIIRDSVESLKSRGFIS, from the exons atggcgagcggcggcggcggaggaggggagggggagacggTGCTGGTCACCGGCGCGAGCGGCTTCATCGGCTCGTGTCTCgttcgccgcctcctcgcccgcGGCTACTCCgtccacgccgccgtcctcaACCCCG ATGACAAGGCCGAGACGGACCACCTccacgcgctcgccgccgccggcggcggcgagggccgccgcctccgcgtgtTCCCGGGCGACCtcctcgacggcgccgccctcctcgccgccgcgcggggcTGCTCCGGCGTCTTCCACCTCGCCTCCCCCTGCATCGTGGACCGCGTCCTCGACCCCCAG GCGCAGCTGATGgtgccggcggtggaggggacGCTGAACGTGCTGCGCGCGGCCAAGGACGCCGGCGGAGTGCGGCGGGTGGTGGTGACCTCGTCCATCTCCGCCATCGTGCCCAGCcccggctggccggccggcgaggtGCGCGACGAGCGCTGCTGGACTGACCTTGACTACTGCGAGAAGAACGGG GTTTGGTACCCTGCTTCAAAAACATTGGCAGAGAAGGCAGCATGGAAGTTTGCAGAGGAGAATGGATTGGATGTGGTTGTGGTTAACCCAGGAACTGTCATGGGCCTGGTAATCCCACCGACGATCAATGCTAGCATGGCCATGCTTGTTCGCCTACTCGAAG GTTGCACAGAGGAGTATGCGGATTTTTACATGGGGCCAGTCCATGTGGAAGACGTTGCTCTTGCCCATATTCTGCTGTACGAGAACCCATCTGCATCCGGGAGGCACCTCTGCGTGCAGTCCATTGCTCACTGGAGCGATTTCGCTTCCAAAGTCGCCGAGCTCTACCCCGAGTACAAAGTGCCAAA ATTACCCAAGGAAACGCAGCCTGGGCTGGTGAGAGCAGAGGCTGCGTCGAAGAAGCTGATCGCGCTGGGTTTGCAGTTCAGTCCCATGGAGAAGATCATCAGGGATTCAGTGGAAAGCCTCAAGAGCAGAGGCTTCATCTCTTGA
- the LOC4334577 gene encoding uncharacterized protein codes for MAAPRTPLPLVLLLVSAALLAAAPLSPAAETGAAAFDVRRHLSTVTRYDVARGSNSVSSAPSMSDECRVIHLNLVARHGTRAPTKKRIKELDRLAVRLKALIDEAKQGPESDSLKKIPSWMKGWESPWKGRVKGGELVSEGEEELYNLAIRVKERFQGLFDEEYHPDVYSIRATQVPRASASAVAFGLGLLSGKGKLGPVKNRAFSVLSESRASDICLRFFDSCETYKDYRKRKEPDVEKQKEPILEHVTSALVNRYHLNFTPKDVSSLWFLCKQEASLMNITNQACQLFNEAEVYFLEWTDDLEGFVLKGYGESINYRMGLPLLKDVVQSMEEAIVAKEENHPDGTYEKARLRFAHAETVVPFSCLLGLFLEGSDFAKIQREESLDIPPVPPQGRNWKGSVVAPFAGNNMLALYQCPGKTDGGKISRDQKSSYFVQVIHNEAPVSMPGCGNKDFCPFEEFKEKIVEPHLKHDYDALCKIRPVAREEPSSFSSRMSNFFLGLFSQKGYRVSAQDVKSEL; via the exons ATGGCTGCTCCCCGCACGCCTCTccccctcgtcctcctcctcgtctccgccgcgctcctcgcggcggctcccctctcgccggcggccgaGACCGGTGCCGCCGCGTTCGacgtccgccgccacctctccacCGTCACCAG GTACGATGTGGCGAGGGGATCCAATAGTGTGTCCTCCGCGCCGTCTATGTCGGATGAGTGCCGCGTGATCCACCTCAATCTCGTG GCAAGACATGGGACTCGCGCACCTACCAAAAAGAGAATCAAAGAGCTGGATAGACTGGCGGTTCGGTTGAAGGCTCTTATCGATGAAGCAAAACAAGGGCCTGAAAGTGACTCCCTGAAAAAAATTCCTTCATGGATGAAAGGGTGGGAGTCACCCTGGAAAGGTAGGGTGAAAGGTGGTGAGCTGGTCagtgaaggggaggaagagcTATACAACCTTGCTATCAGAGTCAAGGAGAGGTTTCAAGGCCTATTTGATGAGGAATATCACCCTGATGTGTATTCAATAAGAGCAACTCAG GTTCCTCGGGCATCAGCTAGTGCAGTAGCATTTGGTTTGGGTCTACTTTCTGGGAAAGGGAAGCTTGGACCTGTGAAAAACCGTGCCTTTTCTGTTCTGAGTGAGAGTCGTGCAAGTGATATTTGTCTGCGATTCTTTGATAGCTGTGAAACATACAAG GACTACAGGAAAAGAAAGGAGCCTGATGTTGAAAAGCAAAAGGAACCAATTTTAGAACACGTCACATCGGCATTAGTTAACCGTTATCATCTCAATTTTACACCAAAAGATGTTTCTTCCCTCTGGTTCCTTTGCAAGCAG GAAGCATCTTTAATGAATATAACCAATCAAGCTTGTCAACTTTTTAATGAAGCTGAG GTTTATTTTCTAGAGTGGACAGATGATCTGGAGGGCTTTGTGCTAAAAGGTTATGGTGAGTCAATAAACTATCGGATGGGACTGCCATTGCTCAAGGACGTTGTCCAGTCAATGGAAGAAGCAATCGTTGCTAAAGAAG AAAACCACCCTGATGGTACATATGAGAAGGCAAGGCTCCGATTTGCACATGCTGAAACTGTTGTCCCTTTCTCATGTCTtcttggtctttttcttgaaggATCAG ATTTTGCGAAGATACAACGGGAGGAATCATTGGACATACCTCCTGTGCCACCACAGGGAAGAAATTGGAAGGGCAGTGTTGTTGCACCTTTTGCTGGTAACAATATGTTGGCTTTGTACCAGTGCCCAGGAAAAACTGATGGTGGTAAGATTTCTCGGGATCAGAAGAGCTCATACTTCGTGCAGGTTATACACAATGAAGCTCCAGTTTCAATGCCG gGATGCGGGAACAAAGATTTCTGCCCATTTGAAGAGTTCAAG GAGAAGATAGTTGAACCCCACCTGAAGCATGACTACGACGCCCTATGCAAGATAAGGCCGGTGGCAAGAGAGGAGCCTTCCTCCTTCAGTTCCAGGATGTCCAATTTCTTCCTAGGTTTGTTCTCGCAGAAAGGATACCGTGTTAGTGCTCAGGATGTGAAGTCGGAGCTGTAG